The Candidatus Limnocylindrales bacterium sequence CCCAAAGATCCCATAGACGTCCTGGCAAAGGTCGGTGGGTATGAAATAGGAGGTCTTGCAGGAATTGTCCTGGCTGCCGGAGCGCGTCGAATTCCGGTAGTTCTGGATGGACTCATTTCAACGGCAGCCGCCCTTATTGCCTATCAACTGGCTCCTGCTGTTGGCCCTTATCTTTTTGCCTCCCACAAATCCGTTGAGATTGGTCATGGTATCACGCTGGATAAAATGGGATTGTCCCCTATATTGGATCTCAGTTTACGTTTAGGGGAAGGTACAGGAGCTGCGCTTGCTATGGGCCTTCTGGAAGCGGGGGTTAAAATCTATAATGAAATGGCAACCTTTGAAGAGGCCGGAGTTTCCAGGAAATGAAAAATTCTGCCGAGAGCCCCAGGACCCTCATTGTTTTTATCGTTCAGGAGTTACCCGGAATAAGGGATTAAAATTCGGTTTTTTATAAAGCCTGGTTGCTTAGGAGCCTGGGCCTACTAACGGGTGTTTCCTACGTTGGTATAACTTAGTTTTTCGGTGTCGGCTCTTATCGAGCCTGTTTTCTGGAATAAATATTTTTACACCACAGGATTAAAGTCTCTAGCTCCTTGGAATCTCTTAATTGGAAAGGTGTTGTCGGGTAAGAGTGGAATATTTCCAGGGTTTTTTTAGCCAGTTCCTGCGTATTAAAGGTACCATCGATCCGATCTTGAGGTCGGCGAGACCAGATTAATCGATCTACTCTTACCTGGTCATCCTTCAAGGTTTCAGAGCTTATCATGTGTTGGAGGCTCTGCAGGGCGGCTTCTTTATTTCCAAGCTCAAAATAGGTTAGTGCCAGATAAAAGTAAGCATCTGCCAGCTCCTTACTGGCTTTATCCTCGTAATTCTGAATAAAGTCTCTATAAGCACCCGCTGCCTGTTCTAAACTGGAAGGATCCGTTATACCTCGCAGGTCCCGGACAATATAAAATTTCTTCTGATAATACCGTCCCAACTGGTAAGCCGCTTCTTCGGCTGTTGGGGTGTTGGGATATTTACGGATTAAGGATTGAAAAATCTCCACGGTCTTATCCGAGATATCATCGTTATTATAGAAAAAAAGACCTATTTCATATTCCTTCTCCGGGGTCTCTGCCATAATCCCTGGAGAAGACAATAAGCTATACAAACTAAAAAAAATAGCTAGGATATCTTTAATTCTAATTCTTAAATTCTTCATTTTACCCATGTGAGAATTTCTTCTTCACGTTTTCTTATCTGTTTCAGCGGTTCCTCCGAAAAGTTTGTCGATCAGCTCTAACCCCCACCAGCCACTCAGAAACCCGATCAGGAGGGTTCCTAAGGCATCTTTAGCTTGAAAGGAAAAGTTGAAAGCCGAGATTTCAAATCTTCCACTAAAAGCCAGGGTATAAGCAACCAGTCCAACCAGGCAAGAGCTTAGTAAATGAAACGGTTTCCAGGGCTCTTTAGTTTTTGTGAGTTTGAGGTAGCTCCCAATGCAGGTACCTAGCAAAAGAGGGAACAATAAATACAGATAAAGGGTCAAATCCCGAATTTGAAACGTAACGGGAACCGTGAAGCTAAAATCTCGAATACTTCTGCCGTATTCGTCTCGATAATTGATTTTAACCCTGGCCGTATCATCCGGGGAAAAGTTCCTGGAAAACAGGGTATTCCAGGGGAACGTAAGTACTCTGGCCTTGAGAATGATCTCGGCGTTTTTCTCTCCCGGAAAGATTTGCTCAGGATGTGTCTCGGTAACTTCATAAAGGTCCTGCCTGTTAAGTTCTACGATGACTTCATCCAGGAAGAGAATATAGTCCGGGAAGTTATTCTCCAAAGGAATGGTCAATATTTTTCGATCCCCCACATCCCATTTCTGATTACGATTCCAGCTTCCGGAGACCTCCAACAATCCACGATTGGTAGTTCCTACGTATAAAAGCTCTTCGATAGGGATCACTTCAAAATCCTTATATTGAATTTTAAACTGAATAGGGTGTCGCCTGGGGATCACTTTCGGATCTATCGCCAATGAATAAACAAATTCTTTGCAAACAATAGAACCGGAGACCTCTCCACAAAGCTGATCCCGTACAAACCGAAATCGGATTCCGACTCCTGAGTCCAGAGGACTTAAATCCAGGATTTTTAGCCTGGTTACATCCCCTTCCGGTTTCAACATGGCCTGAATTCGGATATTAAAGGGGGTATTCTCTTTTCCCTGCAAAGCCTGTTCTTTCGGATAGATGACCCAGACATTGAATAGCCCATAGTCCATCTGGGCTTTAAAGTTGGGATCTCCCAGACCCATGACAGTATCTTGGGCTTTAGCGGGTGTTAAAATCTCCATCAGAAAAGCCAATAAGATTCCATAACCCTTTAGTTCCCTGAATGGGAAGATATTTATAGGTAGTTGCATAAAAAGATCGTAAGAAGCTCAGAATAGATCCCTTTAATTCAAGATTATATTTGATTTTAACAGGGGAGAGAGAGACCTGTCAAGAACGAAGTCAGTTCACACCTCTTTTTGTTTCTTGACCTGATTTAGAGAGCGAATTACTTTAAAAGAGGAGTTAAAGGAGTGAAATTTGAAACTAAGAAGTCCAGTTAAACCCTTTTTGTGAAACTTATAGGAGGTGAATAAAAATGAAGCAGGGAATTTTCTTTTTAGGCATATTATTTTTGCTCAGCACAGCCCTTTATACCCAGGCAAATGCACAAACTGCGAAGGCAGAGTTGAAAAACTCAAAAGGGGAGAAGATAGGTACTGCAACGTTTACTCAGGAAGCTGAAGGGGTTAAGATCACGTTGGAGGTCTCCAATCTTCCTCCGGGCTCCCATGGATTTCATATCCATGCCGTGGGCAAATGTGAGCCACCCGACTTCAAATCCGCGGGAGCTCACTTTAATCCAACGGGAAAGAAGCACGGATTACAAAATCCCGAAGGACCCCATGCCGGGGATTTACCCAATTTAACCGTAGGGTCAGATGGTACCGCCAAGGTAGAGGTTGTAGCCAAGCAGGTAACTTTAGGTGAAGGTAAAAATTCTCTCCTACAGCCTGAGGGTACCGCCCTGGTGATCCACGCTAACCCCGACGATGAAAAGACCGATCCTGCCGGAAATGCCGGGGATCGTATCGCGTGTGGGGTTATTACCAAGTAGGGAAAAGAGTCGGAGATAGGATAGAAAGAGAAAAACAGAGATATCTCCAGGTTGAAGCCTCCGAGGTTTTAATTGCCTCGGAGGTTTTTTACTTTTAAAATAGTTTATAAGATCTGGCTACCTGATCGGATCCT is a genomic window containing:
- a CDS encoding tetratricopeptide repeat protein, with amino-acid sequence MGKMKNLRIRIKDILAIFFSLYSLLSSPGIMAETPEKEYEIGLFFYNNDDISDKTVEIFQSLIRKYPNTPTAEEAAYQLGRYYQKKFYIVRDLRGITDPSSLEQAAGAYRDFIQNYEDKASKELADAYFYLALTYFELGNKEAALQSLQHMISSETLKDDQVRVDRLIWSRRPQDRIDGTFNTQELAKKTLEIFHSYPTTPFQLRDSKELETLILWCKNIYSRKQAR
- a CDS encoding superoxide dismutase family protein, producing MKQGIFFLGILFLLSTALYTQANAQTAKAELKNSKGEKIGTATFTQEAEGVKITLEVSNLPPGSHGFHIHAVGKCEPPDFKSAGAHFNPTGKKHGLQNPEGPHAGDLPNLTVGSDGTAKVEVVAKQVTLGEGKNSLLQPEGTALVIHANPDDEKTDPAGNAGDRIACGVITK